In the genome of Croceimicrobium hydrocarbonivorans, one region contains:
- the mltG gene encoding endolytic transglycosylase MltG, with amino-acid sequence MKRGLLILLGIIVLVGGYLGYRAQRIIWAPNVVSLEQSHHLYIEPGTSYEELLLQLDTLLIHREYFELLAEWKKLPHNIKPGKYAISSGMSNNSLVNRLRAGIQEPVRLTLNMAYTLEDLAGQAGEALEPDSLDFLKYLKSEEVLEDFKISRKELPGFFLSNTYEFYWITSPHDFVQRMLRESERFWQSRTALLEKSGLSRHEVITLASIVESETARPDEMPMVAGLYLNRLEKGIKLQSDPTVIYAMKIEDPDLIVQRVYTKNLDIDSPYNTYLHTGLPPGPIRIPDPRSIDAVLKAQDHSYIFMCADPDRPGYHSFAQSLRQHNINKAKYHRWANRNGIR; translated from the coding sequence ATGAAACGAGGTCTACTCATTCTTCTTGGCATCATTGTTTTAGTTGGAGGCTATTTGGGCTATCGAGCCCAACGCATTATTTGGGCTCCTAATGTGGTGAGCTTGGAGCAAAGTCATCATCTTTATATTGAGCCAGGCACTAGCTATGAAGAACTTTTACTTCAGCTAGACACTCTACTTATTCATCGCGAATACTTTGAACTGCTGGCCGAATGGAAGAAATTACCTCATAACATTAAGCCAGGTAAATATGCCATTAGCAGTGGCATGAGTAATAATAGTTTGGTGAATCGTCTTCGCGCAGGAATTCAAGAGCCCGTGCGCCTTACCCTTAATATGGCTTATACCCTGGAAGATTTGGCTGGTCAAGCCGGAGAAGCTCTGGAACCGGATTCGCTGGATTTCCTCAAATATTTGAAGAGCGAAGAGGTTTTGGAAGATTTTAAAATCAGCCGCAAGGAACTGCCGGGCTTCTTCTTATCTAACACCTATGAGTTTTACTGGATTACCAGTCCACATGATTTTGTTCAAAGGATGCTGCGCGAATCGGAGCGCTTTTGGCAGAGTCGTACTGCATTGCTCGAAAAAAGTGGCTTAAGCCGACATGAAGTTATTACCCTGGCCAGCATTGTGGAAAGCGAAACTGCTCGCCCCGATGAAATGCCCATGGTAGCCGGCTTATACCTCAACCGTTTGGAAAAAGGCATCAAATTACAATCGGATCCTACGGTGATTTATGCCATGAAAATAGAAGATCCGGATTTGATCGTGCAAAGAGTGTATACCAAGAACCTGGATATTGACTCTCCCTATAATACTTATTTGCATACAGGCTTACCTCCGGGGCCGATTCGCATTCCCGATCCTCGCAGTATTGATGCCGTTTTAAAAGCGCAGGATCATTCCTACATTTTTATGTGCGCAGATCCCGACCGACCTGGTTACCATTCCTTTGCTCAGAGCCTGCGTCAGCATAATATCAATAAGGCGAAATACCACCGTTGGGCTAACCGCAATGGAATTCGATAA
- a CDS encoding GNAT family N-acetyltransferase: protein MIKLQKEDISLRALEPEDLSLLLAWENNPEFWTSSQQRVPYSEYLMKQYLQEVGKSPYEVGQLRMMICYKDQSIGLADFFDFDIDHRRGALGILIGAESNRGQGLAEAALNLFIDYLFTAFDLQQLHVSIADGNAASLRLFEKCGFEKCGLRKQWYRQGDSFIDEHLLQLLKGSR from the coding sequence ATGATAAAGCTGCAAAAAGAAGATATCAGCTTAAGGGCTTTGGAGCCCGAAGATCTAAGCCTGCTATTGGCTTGGGAGAACAATCCTGAGTTTTGGACCAGCTCCCAGCAAAGGGTTCCCTATAGCGAATACCTAATGAAGCAATACCTGCAAGAAGTAGGGAAAAGTCCCTATGAAGTGGGACAATTGCGAATGATGATTTGCTATAAAGACCAAAGCATTGGACTGGCTGATTTCTTTGATTTTGATATTGACCATCGCCGCGGAGCCTTGGGTATACTCATCGGTGCGGAGTCCAATCGAGGCCAAGGCCTGGCAGAGGCGGCCCTGAATCTTTTTATAGACTACCTCTTCACCGCCTTTGATTTGCAGCAATTACATGTAAGTATTGCCGATGGAAATGCGGCCAGCTTGCGACTTTTTGAAAAATGCGGCTTTGAAAAATGCGGCTTGCGTAAACAATGGTACCGCCAGGGTGATTCTTTTATAGACGAGCATTTACTGCAATTATTGAAAGGGTCTCGATGA
- a CDS encoding trypsin-like peptidase domain-containing protein: MKNIAKLILISAFGGMISLGLYKAFFEKENTRTFIESPAQVQHSPVSYAVPGTAPEDFVEAAEKSVHSVVHVKTAVRARVPVAQSPLDFFFGVPQGQGQGQLQLGTGSGVIISEDGYIVTNNHVIEGAEEILVSLNSGEEYPAKVIGADPTTDIALIKVEDEVSGLPYLNFSNSDNLRVGEWVLAVGNPFNLTSTVTAGIVSAKARSIGIIAEQAAIESFIQTDAAVNPGNSGGALVNTRGELVGINSAISTRTGSFEGYSFAVPSNLAEKVVADLKEFGTVQRAYLGVKISDVTPRLATDLKLEVNSGVYIGGLSENGAAAEAGLAEGDIIVAVDDRKVNKGAELQEIIGSKRPGEAVIVSVLRDDVLKDYQVTLRNVNGTTQRFKKEDLQFLTLLGGSFREVNEDERRAYRIPYGVKILDVKSGILAEQDIPRGFIITQINQKAIKKVEDINVVGKELPRDKPVIIFGVLPNGREKYYAFGF; this comes from the coding sequence ATGAAGAATATTGCAAAGCTCATTTTGATTTCAGCCTTTGGGGGAATGATCAGTTTGGGACTCTATAAAGCCTTCTTTGAGAAGGAGAACACCCGAACTTTTATTGAGAGCCCCGCTCAAGTTCAACATAGTCCGGTAAGTTATGCCGTGCCGGGAACCGCGCCGGAAGATTTTGTGGAGGCGGCCGAGAAGAGTGTTCATAGCGTAGTACACGTAAAAACAGCCGTGCGTGCTCGAGTGCCGGTAGCACAATCTCCTTTAGACTTTTTCTTTGGCGTACCTCAAGGTCAGGGCCAGGGTCAATTGCAATTAGGAACCGGCTCCGGGGTAATCATTAGTGAGGATGGTTATATCGTAACCAATAACCACGTAATTGAGGGCGCTGAAGAAATTTTGGTGAGCCTCAATAGTGGAGAAGAATATCCCGCCAAAGTAATTGGTGCCGACCCCACCACCGATATTGCCTTAATTAAGGTAGAAGATGAGGTGAGTGGATTGCCTTATCTCAATTTTAGCAATAGTGATAATCTCCGCGTAGGAGAATGGGTATTAGCCGTGGGTAACCCTTTCAATCTAACTTCAACCGTTACCGCGGGTATCGTTTCGGCCAAAGCACGTAGCATTGGTATTATTGCAGAGCAAGCAGCCATTGAGTCTTTTATTCAGACTGATGCGGCGGTAAACCCCGGAAATAGTGGTGGTGCTCTGGTAAATACTCGCGGTGAATTAGTAGGAATCAACTCAGCCATTAGTACTCGCACCGGAAGTTTTGAAGGTTACTCCTTTGCCGTACCTAGTAATCTGGCAGAAAAGGTAGTGGCTGACCTAAAAGAATTTGGTACTGTACAGCGTGCTTATTTAGGGGTTAAAATTTCGGATGTGACCCCAAGGCTGGCTACCGACTTAAAGCTTGAAGTGAACTCCGGTGTTTATATTGGCGGTTTAAGTGAAAATGGTGCCGCTGCTGAAGCCGGTTTGGCAGAAGGGGATATCATTGTGGCGGTTGATGATCGTAAGGTGAACAAAGGAGCCGAGTTGCAAGAGATTATTGGCAGCAAGCGCCCTGGAGAAGCGGTGATAGTTTCCGTTTTACGGGATGATGTTTTAAAAGACTATCAGGTAACCTTGCGCAATGTAAATGGCACTACGCAACGTTTTAAGAAGGAAGATCTTCAGTTCCTGACCTTATTAGGAGGAAGCTTCCGCGAGGTGAATGAAGATGAGCGACGCGCTTACCGTATTCCTTATGGTGTTAAGATTTTGGATGTGAAGAGTGGCATCTTAGCCGAGCAGGATATTCCTCGCGGCTTTATCATTACCCAGATTAATCAGAAAGCCATTAAGAAGGTAGAGGACATTAATGTGGTAGGCAAAGAACTTCCACGTGATAAACCAGTAATCATCTTTGGTGTACTTCCGAATGGACGCGAAAAATATTATGCCTTTGGTTTTTAG
- a CDS encoding cytochrome c3 family protein, translating to MKKFLSLSGIIALVMLLAYQCDHPTAKKLSAEKEESLQWLNHHDTVSYVGIETCMQCHSGIHQTFIQTGMGQSIGKADTLKSIAKIDGQQKLYDSYQDLYYQPFWRDNTLVLREFRLGADGDTIHNLVQPIDYVIGSGQHTNSHLWQENGYYFQAPFTWYAQEQKLDFPPGFEEGNNSRFNRQIGLECMACHNAMPTQFVKGSTQKFSRIPEGINCERCHGPGGAHVAKIMRGEITDTAKEADRSIVNPKRLSAQMQFEICQRCHLQGNAVLKEGKSFFDFKPGMELKEVMQVFLPRYEDSDNRFIMASHADRFKLSACYQAHPETFTCTSCHNPHVSVKNTEIASFNQTCIECHSPEKASKLCSAPLSERELVQDNCVQCHMPPSQATDIPHVTVHDHFIRKPQENGTQVSPEASRFLALLSINDPKPSARDKALAYLQQFERFGAKPVYLDSAARFLNEVPKTASEHLYLWTYYFFLSGDRESLYHFGAQYGIDHLLRELTELDYENKDAWTAYRLAEAYQFKGDRESALKLFERSVELAPFIGDFKNKWAALLNAEGQKAKAESLWKEVLQEEPYHRESLNNIAFLMLEQVRNTEAAQYLKLCLERYPDYLLAWQNEARRAMQSEDALALKRALEAIIRLDPQNIQAKEHYRKFFS from the coding sequence ATGAAGAAGTTTTTGAGCTTAAGTGGAATTATAGCCTTGGTGATGCTTTTGGCTTATCAATGTGATCATCCCACAGCCAAAAAACTGAGCGCCGAAAAAGAAGAATCGCTGCAATGGCTCAATCACCATGATACGGTGTCTTATGTTGGCATCGAAACTTGTATGCAGTGTCATAGTGGAATACATCAGACCTTTATCCAAACCGGAATGGGGCAGTCCATTGGCAAGGCCGATACCCTAAAAAGCATTGCCAAGATTGATGGTCAGCAGAAGCTATACGACTCCTATCAAGATTTATACTATCAACCATTTTGGCGAGATAATACCTTAGTCCTGCGCGAGTTTAGGCTTGGCGCCGATGGCGATACGATCCACAATTTAGTACAGCCGATCGATTATGTTATTGGCAGCGGACAGCATACCAATTCACATCTCTGGCAGGAGAATGGCTATTATTTTCAAGCGCCTTTTACCTGGTATGCTCAAGAACAAAAGCTAGACTTCCCTCCTGGCTTTGAGGAGGGAAATAACAGTCGCTTTAACCGACAAATTGGCCTGGAATGTATGGCTTGCCACAATGCCATGCCCACCCAATTTGTAAAGGGTAGCACTCAAAAATTTAGCCGTATCCCGGAAGGAATTAATTGCGAACGCTGCCATGGTCCGGGAGGCGCGCATGTGGCGAAAATTATGCGGGGTGAAATTACCGACACCGCCAAAGAAGCCGATCGCAGTATTGTGAACCCCAAGCGCCTTAGTGCCCAAATGCAATTTGAAATTTGCCAGCGCTGTCACCTTCAAGGCAATGCAGTATTAAAGGAAGGCAAAAGCTTTTTCGACTTTAAACCAGGCATGGAGCTCAAAGAGGTAATGCAGGTCTTTTTACCACGCTATGAGGATTCCGACAATCGCTTTATTATGGCCTCACATGCGGATCGTTTTAAGCTTAGCGCTTGCTATCAGGCTCATCCGGAGACCTTCACCTGTACCTCTTGCCATAACCCTCATGTGTCGGTAAAGAATACGGAGATTGCGAGCTTTAATCAAACTTGTATTGAATGTCATTCGCCTGAGAAGGCCAGCAAACTGTGCTCTGCTCCCCTATCCGAAAGGGAGCTAGTACAAGATAATTGTGTGCAATGCCACATGCCTCCCTCTCAGGCCACCGACATTCCCCATGTTACGGTGCACGATCATTTTATCCGTAAGCCTCAGGAAAATGGAACTCAAGTTTCACCCGAAGCCAGTCGCTTTTTAGCCCTGCTCTCTATCAATGATCCTAAACCCTCAGCGCGCGATAAAGCCCTGGCTTATTTGCAGCAATTTGAACGCTTCGGCGCCAAGCCTGTTTATTTGGATAGTGCGGCCCGCTTCTTAAATGAGGTGCCTAAAACAGCATCGGAGCATTTGTACCTCTGGACCTATTACTTCTTTTTAAGTGGTGATCGCGAAAGCTTGTATCACTTCGGAGCGCAATATGGAATCGACCATCTATTGCGAGAACTCACCGAACTTGATTATGAAAATAAAGATGCTTGGACAGCCTACCGTTTGGCGGAAGCTTATCAGTTTAAAGGTGATAGGGAATCCGCTTTAAAACTATTTGAACGCTCGGTAGAACTGGCTCCCTTTATTGGTGACTTCAAAAATAAATGGGCAGCTTTATTAAATGCCGAAGGACAAAAAGCCAAGGCCGAAAGCTTATGGAAGGAAGTATTACAAGAGGAGCCTTACCATCGGGAATCCCTAAATAATATTGCTTTTTTGATGCTGGAACAAGTCCGTAATACCGAGGCAGCACAATACTTAAAGCTTTGCTTAGAACGCTATCCCGACTATCTTTTAGCTTGGCAAAATGAAGCTCGGCGTGCCATGCAAAGCGAAGATGCCCTAGCTTTGAAGCGCGCTTTGGAAGCTATAATTCGCTTGGACCCGCAGAATATCCAGGCTAAGGAACACTACAGGAAATTCTTTTCATGA
- the dapF gene encoding diaminopimelate epimerase, producing MTFHKYQGTGNDFIMIDGRQEIPSWSQTDIEQFCHRRFGIGADGLIILAPAEGFDFRMIYYNSDGRESTMCGNGGRCIAQFAHDLGMGNSFRFIAIDGPHLAEVEAKRVRLQMIDVPTIEARGTDWFTDTGSPHHVVLHPNPDELNIVTAARAIRNSEPYKKAGVNVNFMTGEGQNWEMRTYERGVEDETYSCGTGVTAAALVAHYSGKAPLSPIHMRTKGGKLSLSFEHSPEKGYFNIWLEGPAEKVFEGFAK from the coding sequence ATTACTTTTCACAAATACCAAGGTACCGGAAATGACTTTATTATGATCGATGGACGTCAGGAAATTCCGTCATGGTCTCAAACTGACATCGAGCAATTTTGTCATCGCCGATTTGGCATAGGTGCCGATGGCCTAATCATATTAGCCCCCGCCGAAGGTTTCGACTTCCGCATGATCTATTACAATAGCGACGGACGCGAAAGTACGATGTGCGGCAATGGTGGCCGCTGTATTGCACAATTTGCGCACGATTTAGGGATGGGAAACTCCTTTCGCTTCATTGCGATTGATGGTCCCCACCTGGCAGAAGTAGAAGCAAAACGCGTACGCCTGCAAATGATTGATGTGCCCACTATTGAAGCGCGGGGCACTGACTGGTTTACCGATACCGGCTCTCCGCATCATGTGGTTTTGCATCCCAATCCCGACGAATTGAACATTGTGACTGCCGCACGCGCCATTCGCAATTCAGAACCTTATAAGAAAGCCGGGGTTAACGTAAACTTCATGACTGGTGAAGGCCAGAATTGGGAAATGCGTACCTATGAGCGAGGCGTAGAAGATGAAACCTATAGTTGCGGCACTGGAGTTACCGCCGCTGCTTTGGTGGCCCATTACAGTGGCAAGGCACCCCTCTCTCCCATTCACATGCGTACCAAGGGAGGCAAGCTTAGTCTTTCTTTTGAGCACAGTCCCGAAAAGGGCTATTTCAACATCTGGTTAGAAGGACCAGCAGAGAAAGTATTCGAGGGCTTTGCCAAATGA